A region of the Vanrija pseudolonga chromosome 2, complete sequence genome:
ACCTTGACGGGGACAATCTCCGACTTGAACTTGCCAGCCTTctgggcggcctcggccttctggAACGACTTGGCAGCGAACGCGTCCTGGGTGGCGCGGTCGATCTTGTACTGCTCGGCAACGTTCTCCGAGGTGATACCCATGGGGATAAGGcagtcggcggcctcgggaACAGCGAGGACATCGTCCGAGATCTTGGTGGGGAGAGTGCCAGCACCGTAGTGGGCAGTCATCGACTCGACACCGGCACCGATACCAATGTCAATGGTGCCGGCCTTGATGGCGTTGGCAACATCGATAACGGCAACGAGACCCGACGAGCACTGGCGGTTGACAGTGTTGATGGGGACGCTGGGCGGGGAGGTCAGCTGAGCTCTTCCAAAAACTCCCACGAATCCCCACCCCACGATTCTCGAAAAACTCACGTGTAGGGGAtgccagcggcgagctgggccaTGCGAGCAGTGGTAGCGCCACCGCCGGGGGGAAGGACGTTGCCGACAGTGATGTCGCTAAGATCGGCGGTTAGTATGCTGGTTGGTTCTTCTTGCCACAACTCTGTGCTTACTCACCCAATGAGGGCGGGGTCAACACcggcgcgcttgacggcctcggcgaggacggccttGAGGAGGTCCTCGGTCTGGGCGTCCTTGAAGCCACCCTTGCGGGCCTGTAGAGATGTCAGCAACTATTCTCTTGCTTCTTTTCTGCTGTTGATAATCACCCTGGTGACGGCGGTACGGACGGCCGAGACAATGACGACGTCGTCAGCCGAGTTGATGAGGAGGCGGGCCTTGCCAAGGCTGGGGAGGGCCGAGGTGATGGAGGAGATGGCGCCGGACAttgttgtgtgtgttggGGTGGGTCACAAGAAAGTGAGGATGGAGGATGTTGATGGAGAAGAGTCGAGATGTCGATAGTATCTCGCCTTTAAAAAAGGATACGGCCGCGGTtgagtggtgtggtgtcgTCGAATGCCGGCTATCTAGCAGCGTGGAACCGGGCATCGTACACGTTTGGCAGATGTGTCGTGGCGCTGCAAGGGAAGGTGGCGGGTGGCCCGTGGCCCACGCCGTGACGTACTAGCTAGACGCTGGGCAGCTAGGCTGGTTAgtgcacccacccactcaccgtGCCCCGGTAAACGCGGCCGCCATCAACCGCCTAGCCAGGCCACCGAGGAAATTGCTCCCGTCTTCTAGCATCAACGGACCTCGGTACCTTCCCCTCGGTCTTTGAACTCCACCAAAGATGCTCGATGTGTCAACATGACCACGTCATGAACCTCACCGTCAGcacccctcggcgcgccgcgatgccgctgccgctgccgccggttTCAACGCACAGTGACAAACGCGCAAAGTAACCGAGCACACACCCATCAgtccacggccacggccgcgcCCCGTAAACTAGGCATACCTCGCGTCAACCGAGCTTCCGTGGACGCGTAGACCTATGCAATGTAATCAGATCGACAAGATCTCGTCGGGGGCGGCTGCTGACGGACAGACGCATAGGCCCGACCCGGGGGGCCACGGGCCGCGCCACCAGCCTCCATAGCGCTCCATGGTCATGTCCCGCGGGGCACTCGTAGGAGATTGGGGGATACGGAGCCGGTGAGATGGTGCACCCATGGGGGAACGGAGAgccgcgaggcggtggtggggaggcggggcggtggaggggtgggtggtggcatacattctcgcgcgcagcgcgtaggGGTGGGTAGGCGGGCAAAGTTTCACTCGCGtcagcagggtgggtgggtgggcgagatGAGTAGCGAGCGAAgctcgagggtgggtgggtgctggtTTGTGCCGCTGCGGCTCTGCCTCTCCGCTAGCGATGTTCAACGGCGCGCGGGTGGTCATCGGCACAAGGagccctcctcctcatcgccatGACCTCGacatggcctcgacgccacttcgctcgccgtcgagcctCGCTACACGCCCCTCGGCACGACTTTGTCACGTCTTGTACATCCATGCAATGGCGGGTATCATCCAAAGGTCTAAGGGCCACTGCGGCCACGAGGTTTGTGGGGACGCAGGCGCGTGAAAGGTCTACTATGCAACATGCTCTTTTCTCTTGATCCGACTCGTCGCTTCGACCTCTAACCAAGGAAGTTGAACGCAAAGAGGTGCAGCGCGACTGATGCGGCGGCAAAGTCGGCGAACgcgctgggtggtgggtcAGCCTCGGTGGggacgaggggagggggggggggcggctGTGGTAGTGGTGGCACCGAGGAAGGTGGTGTGTGGTAGCGGAGCAGGGGTAGCTGTGACGCGTACAGAGCAGGGCGAGGCCCAGCCAGTGTCACATTTGTGCCATCCGGTACTCGGGCGACCATTTGGACGCGCGAGGAAGCCACATTGTGAAGAACACAGCGACCAGCCatagccaccaccaccaccctgaCGGCATGTCGTCATATCAATCCGCCTCACAGCCATGCCGCAAAAGTCCAACAGCCGCAAAGGCGCGCTGATCGACGCGTCAAACGCCAAAGTCGAGTCCGACTCAAGGTCGACTTGCGCCGCGGTAGCacagcagctcctcctcgacactGCTCAAACGTGCGCCCCCGTCACTCCAGGAATAGCACTCACCGCTCCTGCGAGACCTCCTTGAACTCCTGGTCGCGGCCTGGGGCAATCTGTGCCCTCAGTccggcgaggaggcagaACTGGCCGACGGTGGAGCCGAagctgtggtggtgtgagctgACGTTGAGGTGGGTTGGGCAGGTGGGAAGAGcacgcgcaggcgcagcggTCGACACGTTCGCAGTCGCTTTCTACTGCGCTCGCAACCTCCAGCGCGAGAAGCTTTCTCCCCGCCTGTGGACTCACCCGCCAACAAACGCATTGTAAGGGTGGCtcgtgacgacgaggcggtaTCCGAACTGGGCAATGCCCGAGACcatgaggaagaggaggaaggcgtcgATGAGCTTGACGCGCGCGGGCACGCTCGACTTGTAGTTTGACACGAGGGTCGAGAGGGAGGACTGGAGCTGGGTAGATTGGGACTTTGCAGACGACATTGTGGCGGAGCGAGACGTGTGTGCGTCGAGTGAGTGTGTAAAGTCTAGAGATGAGTTGTGGGATGCGCCGAGATGCGtcagagcagcagcagcaacaatAGTGTGTCTGTGGTTGCTTCAACGCGACGCACGCAGTCGCGACGAGGAACCACGACGTGGAGGTAATTTCACGTGGCAATGTGGAGGGTGATAATAATGTTTCCACGTGGCGGCTCGGACATTTGCTGATGActgggcggcaacggcagcggGCCCCGGATTGTGGTAAccggcgtcggtcgcgggGTGCGTCCGAACTGGTACACCGGCTGTGTGTGTtggccgtcgacgacttgGCCAAGCTTTGCAAAGCTCCAGAGTTACTACACGACTCCTCGATACATAACCCTTTGCGAGGCAGACCCTCGCTCCCCCGTTCGCACGTTCCCCACTGCCCCgaaccccaccccacaccatGGCGTTCAACAACCCCCCCTTTGCGCCGACGATCCCCGTGTCGCCGTTCGTGCCGCACATCCCGCAGAGCCGgatcgacgacctcaaggcgcggctggcggccgaggcgccgcgctcgacgacgtacGACAACTCGACTGGACCGGGACACctgggcgcgcgccgcaggtacctcgacgacgcgatcgcCAAGTGGCGCGACAGCTTCCGCTGGCgcgatgtcgaggaggagattgcccAGTTCCCAGGCTACATGGCGACGGTGCACCACCGGAACCACACGTACCGCGTGCACTACCTCGCGCTGTGGAGCGAGAAGCCGGACGCGGTCCCCATCGTCTTCTGCCACGGCTGGCCGGGCTCGGTGCTCGAGTTTGTCCCGATGctcaagctcctcaaggAAAAGTACACGCCCAAGACGCTGCCGTACCACATTGTCGTTCCCGCGCTCATCGGCTACGGGTTCTCGTCCCCGCCTCCCCTCGACTTCCCCTTCACGTCGCTCGACAATGCGGGCGTGTTTGACGCCATGATGCGCGGGCTTGGCTTCGGCCGCGAGAACGGCAAGGGCGTCGGATACATTGTGCAGGGCGGCGATGTCGGCTCGTACGTCGCGCGCAACAGCTCGCGCTTTGAgagcgtgctcggcgtgcacGTCAACTTCTTCCCGCTCCTCGGGTCGTCGTCCAAGCTCGACACCAAggggctcgacgagctcgaccagcgCGCGATGAAGCGCGCGGTGCAGTGGGAGCGCTGGGGACAGGGCTACTTCTGGGAGCACGCCACCAAGCCCGCAACCAttggcgccgtgctcgagagctcgcccgtcgcgctgctcgcgtgGATCGGCGAGAAGCTCAACGACTCGGGCATCCCCGACAGCCTCAACTggacgctcgccgaggtgtCGCTCTACTGGTTCACCAACTCGGCCGCCACCTGCCTGTGGCAGTACAAGGCTGGCGCCGGCAAAGACCTCGACCCGAACGCGCAGCCGCCCAAGCGCATCGACAAGCCGTTTGGCTACTCGCAGTTCATGGCCGAGATCTTCCCCACCCCGATCGAGTGGATCAAGTCGCGCACCAACCTCGTGtttgcgcgccgccacgccgaaGGCGGCCACTttgccgcgctcgagaagcCCGCCCTGCTGTGGGGCGACGTGAGCGAGTTTGCCGGTATTGTGCTGCAGCAAAAGGCCAAGCTGTAGAGCAGAGCAGCGGCAGAGTTGTACAAAGTCAGAAGTGAGAGAATGCATGTTGGTTGTGGCActggcagtggcagtggccgttgtcgtcgaaGTGGCCGCGGAAGCAAAATTACGGCCAGTGTCCGAGATTTCCCCTTTGCCGCCCTGTTCACAGACCTTGCCGATGTCGTCGACATTGTTCGGCAtctcatcgacctcgacccacAACACTCAACCTACACACAATGCCAACACCGTACaaggcgccgacgagcgcgcaggCCGACGCATCGTACCACCCGCACGGCTTTGTGAGTAGCCGGCTTCCTCCCCCGCACTCGCGCTACACTCCTCCCGTAGCTGACCCCCGCAGGACGAGTCCGCgtcgctccgccgcgcgcgcaggccatACATCATCCGCAACGTGCTGACCGGCGGCGCGATCGTCGCATTCATCGTCGGCGTGTACGCGTACTCGATTTCCGCCGTCAAGCAGGACGACTTTTCCGACGTTGTTGACCTGCTCCCCCCtgaggcggagcgcgcggccatCCGCTCaatcgaggacgaggcgcgcgagaagGCGCTCGCGTCCGAGCCTGCCGTCGCTGTggccgagatcgaggccgccgcgcccacgccTGCCCCCTCCTCGGTCCTGTCGTACCTCTCGCCCAAGCGCCTCTCCGAGGTCGACTGGCTCAAGAACCGCGGCTGGGTCGAGCACGGCAAGGATAACCTCCTCGTCtggggcgcgccgagcgtcgaCAAGATCGGGTCCATGAAGGACACCAAGGACGCCTCGGCCAAGCGCCAGGTCTAGGCGCCGTATACGCGGGTATACTCTGTTGCATCTGTATAGCGTACAATAGCATGACCAGTCTACATTAAGGCCAAGGCGGGGtactggcggcggcgttaAACGGCGGGCTGAGGTGTCAGTTGCTGCGCGGGGAGCGGGCGGCTCTCAACTTACACGGAGAGCACGGAGACGCTCGGCAAGACgggcgtcctcctcgaccggcGCCTCGGTCTGGGCCACGGCTGGCGTGGCCGTCGGCACCTGGTTCTCGACGAGCCCGTGCTGGAtctcgaggccggcctcgtcggcgacctggtTGATCAGGCTGTCGACCTGGTCCTGCGGTGTCGTGAGGGCCGTCGTGTCCGACATTGTCGACTCCATGTACGACGTCTGcacgtcgaggtcgttgaACTGCGACTCGAACTTGTCCATGACGAGGGATATCTGGGCAAGTGTGAGCGGCGAACGGCGAGACGcgggccgaggcgagcacgGGGCGAGCACGGAGGAGTCGACTAGTCCTTCCGAGTCGACTGCTCCATCCATAGCTCCCAACACCTCGCCTTCCCCACAACACatccccactcaccctctcGAGGTTCATACTCTCCATCGCCTTGTCCATGCCCTTGACCACGTTGCCCATGCTCTGCGTCACCGTCCTCATCGTGACGGCTGTCTCGACACGACTCGCAACGGCGTCGATACGCGAGgccaggcggaggaggttgaggccCTCGGTCTTCTTCCTGATAGCGTTCTGGGCATAGATGCGTGCGCCTTCCGTGTTGCCCTTCTGGAGTGCCTGCGTCGTGTCAGTGATGGCCACGCCCACATTTCGGTATCACCCaccgccttgagcttgttcttctcggccgtctcgtccttgttggccttcttggcctgaCGCTGCAGCGTCTTGGCCGTGAACTGGGGTTAGCCCTGCCCTGGGAGGTCTGGTGCGCACCTTGAGCTGGAAGAGAGCCTCTGGGTTGATGTTAGCCTAAGTGCGAGGATGCAAGGGGCAAAGGGTCCCCATCACTGCGCCTACTTACTCTCAAGGTTGCTCATGTTTGGTTAGAGTTGTGTAGAGGGGATGATGGAGTGAGAGTCGAGAGGCGTCAAGATTGCGATGCAGATTGGGTGGCTCGTCGCtgttcgtcgtcggccccgccTTTCCACCCCCTCACCCAACTTCGTAATCGTCACCAGCTGGCTTGTGGGATTGTTGAATTTTGCTTCCGTCGTCATACGGCGTCCATCGACGCGTCCTGCCGCCCAAAAGATCTACAGGAAACACTCCGTCTCGGTCGTTGCAGTCGTCAatcacgtcgtcgactggcTAGACTCTCTTTTTTGCacagctcgactcgacgtGCCTCTTCCTGTCTATTCTACTTTGTCAGCCTCGTCACTactgcacacacacacccacacacggCAGGCTGGTCCTCCATTCAAGCACACCTCGCACGCGACAGACACCACCCCCGACCGCCTCCCCTCCAGGCGCGCTCACCTTCCACGCGGTGACTCTAACCACACCGGCATCGACGTGGCGCgcaaccccaaccccccgCGCATCATGTTCTCCCTCCTGCACATTCTCTCCTATGTTGGAGGAATAACAGCCTTTGTCTTCGTGACGTTATCCCTAGGTACGTACTTGCGccacttgccgccgccgcccgcagcagcaccgacCCCGCGATCATGGCGTCTGTGGCTGACATGTCTGTACAGCGAGTGGCCTCCTATGGCTCGCAGAGCTCATCGAGGAGCACTCGAGGATTGCCAAAGTCGTCGGCATCCGGGCCATCTATGTGAGTGCTTCAGTTGCTGCCTTCTCTTCTTGGCAActgacaccacccccagGCCATCATGGTGCTGCATGTCCTGCTGTACATTACCGACGGCCTACCCCTCCTCCCTACGCTCTTCTCTATCGCATGCCACGCCGTTTATAGGCAGCACTTCTCATCACGGTGGCCCTTCATCTCCCTCACGTCACCCGTGTTCCTCCTCTCGTGCGTCCTCGTTGTCGCGGATCACTTCCTGTGGTTCTTCCACTTTGCCGGCGTCGCccaggaggccaagaagtACAGAGCATCAAAGTACCGCTACTCGGCCAACACTCAGCCCCACAAGGACGCCCCAACATTCTTGGACGTGGCGGTCTTCTTCGCCATCTGTGTGTGGTTCATCCCACTCTTTCTCTTCCTGAGCCTGAGCGCCAACGACAATGTCATTCCTTCATTTGGTAAGTTGAGATCGTCGCACAATTCCTAACACCGCAGATACCTCGGCCCCTCCATCCCCAGCTCGTGGAGCCATCGACATCTCGTCTCCAGGCGGAGCCAAACCCTCGAGAACGGTTcgctcttcgtcgtcgcttgtCAAGTCTGTTCTTACCCCTATCGTGAACCTCATCCCTCACCTTGGGCGGAAGAGCAGGGATGCTGAGGGTCTTATCGCGCCACGGGCAGGCAGCCCTTTACCCCCAAGTGCCAACAGTACGAGTTACTTCCCTTGGGGAGCCGATGCTTCAAGCGCCTCAACGTCTCCATCAGCATTCTACCCTccggcgtcggtgccagACTTTAGCCTGCGTGGCCACACGCCACCTCCCCCAAGACGTATTCCGTCAGAGCCCCCCAGGTCTCGCTCGAGCATTTCGAGTGAGGTTGACGACGCGTCGATCATTCCCCCGCCCAAGTCGACGGTGGGTGGGCCGACTGGGCGGAGGTCGCCTGCGAGAAGCCGGACGATGCCCATTGAGGCATTGTCAGATGGTGGCTCCAAGAGCAAAGCGGATTAACGTTATCCACCATGCATTACATGTCTGAGAGCCGAGCCAAGTGCATACATTTGACTGCATatgtagtagtagtagtagcaAAGTTGTGGTGCCCGAGGCCGTTGAGCGGGCTTTTGTGGTTTGTTTGTGCGTCACGTCACTCTGATTCCGGCTACCGTCGGTGGGCGGACGTGCCTGGTGGAAGTGGTAGGGGGAAGGTCGAGACAAGTGACGGCGGAACGCTCAACCGACCGACAAGACAAGACTCGACTTGCAACACTTCAACTTCTCTTCATCTCTTTATATCTTGCTCAGTCAAGTCTTCTTGATATCAAACTACACGCGTACTCCGGCTCGACTCAGGCATACCGTGCGCCAAGTCGCGGACAATGACCGCCTAACCTCCCTCACCGACACTCGACACTCCACCGCAGCTACCTGAACTCTTGGCCGGCCTTgacgcgccgcgtcctccgTTGTGGCCATGGCGTCAAACCCGGTAAACTGgctcttcctcgccgagctAGTCGTCGTGGTCATCGTCACGTCGGCCTTCCTCTTCTACTGGAACCGTCTGTTTGGCGCCATCATCGCGTTCATTATCCGCATCGTCACAAGACGCCTCTTCAACTCGTACATCTTTATAGGCTCGTTTCAAATATCGCCCCTCGCTGGCCGTATCTCCTTCCGAGATGTCGAGTACCACTCGAGTAACATTTCCTTTCGTGCGCTGCACGGAAACATTACCTTTCGATACTGGAAGTTTCGCGTCCGGcaggagggcgagacggGGTCGTCCAACACCAAGAAGTGTGAGTTGGGTCgacgcgcgagcgcgagcgctgACAACCCCTAGCTCGTTTACCATGTCGGATATCAGTCACAGCCGAAGGCGTCGAGATGTTCTTGTACAATCGAACCTCTGCGTACGACGCGATCGTCGAGCGCATGAAGAAGCACGAGGAGCAGGAAGCGGAAGCCGACGCTGCTGGGGACAGCCTCAACTCGACGGACAGCGCGCACACGACACAGACGGAGAGCACGTCGCGTGTCAACGTCCGTCAgcgcaaggcggccaaggcgacgTCTCCCAGAGACTCGGAGGAGGGAGAAAAGCCTTTCGTGCCACGCGAGGATGACCCAGAAGGCAACGGTGAGGCGATGACAACAAGCGCTCGCAACGCCAATGCTGATCCCTCAGGTCATGCGTCGCGGAGAATGCAGAGCCGCAACAGTGGCATCGAGATCGTCGAGACCCCAGGAGTTAGCTGGCTCCATGAGATCTTACCCGTCGAGATCCACATTGTCCAAGGCTCGGTTGTGCTGGGCAGCGACGCGACGCCTATGGTCTTCATCGCCGACTTTAAGCGCGCAAAGGGTGTGGTTGAGGTGACCGACTCGCGCAACCCCATTGATCTGCACAAGATCAGCACCCACCTAAGCATGTCGGACGTCCACATCCTCATGCGCACCAACATCGACTACACCGGTCCCCTGTTGTCCCACGGGAAACGCGTGTATgacgaggtgctcaaggATGAGCCCGACGTCGCGGAGAAGCCGCCGTCCACCATCTCCTCGTTCCTCGGGTTCCATGCGCTCGCGAAGAAGTTCCCGTCCATCTTCGACCCCAAGCTCTCGGCGCAGACAATGGCGGGCATCACGCCCGACCGCGTATGGAAGGGCCTGGCGCGGTATCGGCTACCCGATGAAGAGGGGCATACCAAGAAACACCAGGAGGAGAGACAGTACGCCAAGGTGACCCAGGTGCTGCACacccagcagctcgacgtcacGTACTTTTCCGATACGCCAGGCAAGGTCCCAGAGGTCGCAGACCCGCGCTTTGTGGACCCCAATGACGAGATCGGAAATGTAGAGATGGCTCCAGAGTACGGCATTGATGTTGTCCTCCATGGCGGATTGGTCAACTACGGGCCTTGGACCGATCGCCAGCGGTGAGTTGTAGTGTTTCCCGCGGCGCTGACAACTCTCAGCGATGCCCTTCAGAAGGCGTTCAACCCGTCCATCTTCTTTGACTCGACACCACGTGTCAAGCTCAAGCCTGGCGATGAGCGAGTCCACTCGCAGCTGGTGATCAATGTCAACATCGACGACAGAACAACTCTGCGAATCCCCACACGAGAGCCTTCCAAAGACTGGATGTTCCAGGGGGCCAAGACGAACGTTGAACGGCGATATGGGTGGCTCGATGTCAATGTCGGCCCCAACTCGTCAGTCACGTACACTCAGTCACAGTGGCCCACAGCGCAGGGATACGAGTCAATGGTTCTCCTACACCTTGACACGCTCGAGGTTGCGTCCAGCGTCAACCTGGTCAACTTTGTGATGGCCAAGTCGTGCAAGGTTTCAATGACCATGCCTACACCCCTGGTGTGGAATGCTCAACGCAACTGGGGCATCGACGTTACTCTCGACTCGCCCGAGATCGTTCTCCTCAGAGAGCACATCACCCTCATCTCGGATCTGTCCAAGGACTGGAGCTCAGGAGGGAGTGGTGAC
Encoded here:
- the POT1_0 gene encoding 3-ketoacyl-CoA thiolase, peroxisomal, whose translation is MSGAISSITSALPSLGKARLLINSADDVVIVSAVRTAVTRARKGGFKDAQTEDLLKAVLAEAVKRAGVDPALIGILTADLSDITVGNVLPPGGGATTARMAQLAAGIPYTVPINTVNRQCSSGLVAVIDVANAIKAGTIDIGIGAGVESMTAHYGAGTLPTKISDDVLAVPEAADCLIPMGITSENVAEQYKIDRATQDAFAAKSFQKAEAAQKAGKFKSEIVPVKVKWTDPKTEEEKEVIVDADDGIRGGVTAESLSKIKPAFKKDGVTHAGNASQVSDGAAAVLLARRSVAQKLGLPILGKYVTSAVVGVPPNIMGVGPAFAIPAALKNAGITKDDVDFYEINEAFASQAIMSIDTVGIPYEKVNPNGGAIALGHPLGATGARQLATAFAEAKRSKAKVFVTSMCIGTGMGAAGVFVAE
- the DAD1_1 gene encoding Dolichyl-diphosphooligosaccharide--protein glycosyltransferase subunit DAD1, with the protein product MSSAKSQSTQLQSSLSTLVSNYKSSVPARVKLIDAFLLFLMVSGIAQFGYRLVVTSHPYNAFVGGFGSTVGQFCLLAGLRAQIAPGRDQEFKEVSQERAFADFAAASVALHLFAFNFLG
- the epoA gene encoding Putative epoxide hydrolase, yielding MAFNNPPFAPTIPVSPFVPHIPQSRIDDLKARLAAEAPRSTTYDNSTGPGHLGARRRYLDDAIAKWRDSFRWRDVEEEIAQFPGYMATVHHRNHTYRVHYLALWSEKPDAVPIVFCHGWPGSVLEFVPMLKLLKEKYTPKTLPYHIVVPALIGYGFSSPPPLDFPFTSLDNAGVFDAMMRGLGFGRENGKGVGYIVQGGDVGSYVARNSSRFESVLGVHVNFFPLLGSSSKLDTKGLDELDQRAMKRAVQWERWGQGYFWEHATKPATIGAVLESSPVALLAWIGEKLNDSGIPDSLNWTLAEVSLYWFTNSAATCLWQYKAGAGKDLDPNAQPPKRIDKPFGYSQFMAEIFPTPIEWIKSRTNLVFARRHAEGGHFAALEKPALLWGDVSEFAGIVLQQKAKL
- the did2 gene encoding uncharacterized protein — its product is MDPILSTLGAPQTRRLSLPCSTQPRFLSQSTSERRLGERYDRTEEGAGVGAAASISATATAGSDASAFSRASSSIERMAARSASGGSRSTTSEKSSCLTAEIEYAYTPTMNATIAPPPCGWYDASACALVGALYGVGIVCRLSVVGRGR
- the COA3 gene encoding Cytochrome c oxidase assembly factor 3, mitochondrial, with amino-acid sequence MPTPYKAPTSAQADASYHPHGFDESASLRRARRPYIIRNVLTGGAIVAFIVGVYAYSISAVKQDDFSDVVDLLPPEAERAAIRSIEDEAREKALASEPAVAVAEIEAAAPTPAPSSVLSYLSPKRLSEVDWLKNRGWVEHGKDNLLVWGAPSVDKIGSMKDTKDASAKRQV
- the did2 gene encoding Vacuolar protein-sorting-associated protein 46; the protein is MSNLEKALFQLKFTAKTLQRQAKKANKDETAEKNKLKAALQKGNTEGARIYAQNAIRKKTEGLNLLRLASRIDAVASRVETAVTMRTVTQSMGNVVKGMDKAMESMNLERISLVMDKFESQFNDLDVQTSYMESTMSDTTALTTPQDQVDSLINQVADEAGLEIQHGLVENQVPTATPAVAQTEAPVEEDARLAERLRALRPAV
- the SVP26 gene encoding Protein SVP26, whose product is MFSLLHILSYVGGITAFVFVTLSLASGLLWLAELIEEHSRIAKVVGIRAIYAIMVLHVLLYITDGLPLLPTLFSIACHAVYRQHFSSRWPFISLTSPVFLLSCVLVVADHFLWFFHFAGVAQEAKKYRASKYRYSANTQPHKDAPTFLDVAVFFAICVWFIPLFLFLSLSANDNVIPSFDTSAPPSPARGAIDISSPGGAKPSRTVRSSSSLVKSVLTPIVNLIPHLGRKSRDAEGLIAPRAGSPLPPSANSTSYFPWGADASSASTSPSAFYPPASVPDFSLRGHTPPPPRRIPSEPPRSRSSISSEVDDASIIPPPKSTVGGPTGRRSPARSRTMPIEALSDGGSKSKAD